In Citrus sinensis cultivar Valencia sweet orange chromosome 2, DVS_A1.0, whole genome shotgun sequence, a single genomic region encodes these proteins:
- the LOC127900273 gene encoding uncharacterized protein LOC127900273 has translation MGQAITTAEGIPPEHVEKKVATPVATTYTKPNKQSLVPPEATQQFRHPPPFPQRFQKQTQDKQFSKFLEVLKQLHINIHFVEALEQMSNYVKFLKDILAQKRRLGEFETVALTQESSHMLQRTRHAGKALCDLGASINLMSLSVFKQLRVEECRPTTVTLQLADRSHAYPKGKIEDVLVKVDKFIFPVDFIVLDFEADKELPIILERPFLTTGKILIDVQK, from the exons ATGGGTCAAGCTATAACAACTGCAGAGGGAATTCCACCAGAACatgttgaaaaaaaagttgCAACACCAGTAGCCACGACCTACaccaaaccaaacaaacagAGTTTGGTACCTCCTGAAGCTACCCAACAGTTTAGACATCCACCACCTTTCCCACAGAGGTTTCAGAAGCAAACACAAGATAAGCAGTTCAGCAAATTCCTGGAAGTGCTGAAGCAATTACacataaatatacattttgtGGAAGCTTTAGAGCAAATgtcaaattatgtgaaatttctaaaagacaTCTTGGCACAAAAGAGAAGGCTGGGAGAGTTTGAAACTGTTGCTTTAACACAGGAAAGCAGTCATATGCTCCAAA GAACTAGGCATGCTGGCAAAGCACTTTGTGACTTGGGAGCTAGTATTAATTTGATGTCATTATCTGTATTTAAGCAGCTGAGAGTAGAGGAATGCAGACCAACAACAGTCACTTTGCAATTAGCTGACAGATCTCATGCATACCCTAAAGGAAAAATTGAGGATGTACTGGTGAAGGTTGACAAATTCATCTTCCCAGTAGACTTCATTGTACTAGACTTTGAAGCTGATAAAGAGCTACCTATTATACTTGAAAGACCTTTTTTAACAACTGGAAAGATTCTAATAGATGTGCAAAAATGA